From one Anopheles bellator chromosome 1, idAnoBellAS_SP24_06.2, whole genome shotgun sequence genomic stretch:
- the LOC131207490 gene encoding methyltransferase-like protein 22 isoform X2, with protein sequence MSLEVTSELYAEAEFCSTDSDAVSKFTFVYPGQSHHPSTVAEANGLQAHKSTPKSNGIAAASPPPAQHDNDENGGEESADGSDSDSESVSESGDDDDAEWNDCCSGSTTKVPNNTPLELEVDKDGDVLVKRLRKGTIEIEHRKSTRLDLVGLQIWRGALLLADYILHNERKFKNSHILELGSGVGLTSIVASMYARQVICTDIDIGGLLDLIRSNIERNAYLSNPHCRVNVEELNFKTSYQDFTREFKNQLQTINYVIAADVIYDDEITEAFVRTIVSLLLELPKLKAIYIALEKRYVFTLEDMESVAPCYDYFLRYFEKRNNRFGVNRWKLINVCMDFPRYFDYAKVKDLVLLKICHAGK encoded by the exons ATGTCTCTCGAAGTGACCTCCGAGCTTTACGCTGAAGCGGAATTTTGCAGTACAGATTCTG ATGCTGTGTCTAAATTTACCTTCGTTTACCCTGGCCAAAGTCATCATCCGTCGACTGTTGCTGAAGCGAATGGATTACAGGCACATAAATCTACCCCGAAAAGCAATGggatagcagcagcatcaccgccacccgcccaacacgacaacgacgaaaaTGGTGGAGAAGAAAGTGCCGATGGGAGCGATTCTGATTCCGAAAGCGTTTCCGAGTctggtgacgatgacgatgctgaGTGGAACGATTGTTGTTCCGGTTCTACTACTAAAGTGCCGAACAACACCCCGCTTGAGCTTGAGGTTGACAAGGACGGTGATGTTCTGGTCAAACGTCTCCGAAAGGGCACTATCGAAATTG AGCATCGTAAATCGACCCGTCTGGACCTGGTGGGATTGCAAATCTGGCGTGGAGCGTTGCTGTTGGCAGACTATATTTTACATAATGAgcgaaagtttaaaaatagtcACATTCTTGAACTGGGCTCCGGCGTCGGTTTGACGAGCATCGTGGCCAGTATGTACGCACGGCAAGTTATCTGCACTG ACATCGACATTGGAGGTCTGCTGGATCTGATCAGAAGCAACATTGAAAGGAATGCCTACCTATCCAACCCACACTGCCGGGTGAATGTTGAGGAACTTAACTTCAAAACGAGTTATCAGGATTTTACGCGAGAATTCAAGAATCAACTGCAGACGATCAACTACGTCATAGCGGCCGATG TTATCTACGATGACGAAATAACCGAAGCGTTTGTGCGAACAATTGTGAGTTTACTGCTCGAGCTCCCGAAGCTAAAGGCAATTTATATCGCGCTCGAAAAGCGGTATGTGTTCACACTGGAGGACATGGAATCGGTCGCTCCGTGTTACGACTACTTTTTGCGTTACTTCGAAAAGCGTAACAACCGCTTCGGCGTTAACCGTTGGAAGCTTATAAACGTGTGCATGGATTTTCCGCGCTACTTTGATTACGCCAAAGTGAAGGATTTGGTGTTGCTAAAAATTTGCCACGCTGGCAAATAA
- the LOC131207490 gene encoding methyltransferase-like protein 22 isoform X1, with the protein MSLEVTSELYAEAEFCSTDSGNGNAVSKFTFVYPGQSHHPSTVAEANGLQAHKSTPKSNGIAAASPPPAQHDNDENGGEESADGSDSDSESVSESGDDDDAEWNDCCSGSTTKVPNNTPLELEVDKDGDVLVKRLRKGTIEIEHRKSTRLDLVGLQIWRGALLLADYILHNERKFKNSHILELGSGVGLTSIVASMYARQVICTDIDIGGLLDLIRSNIERNAYLSNPHCRVNVEELNFKTSYQDFTREFKNQLQTINYVIAADVIYDDEITEAFVRTIVSLLLELPKLKAIYIALEKRYVFTLEDMESVAPCYDYFLRYFEKRNNRFGVNRWKLINVCMDFPRYFDYAKVKDLVLLKICHAGK; encoded by the exons ATGTCTCTCGAAGTGACCTCCGAGCTTTACGCTGAAGCGGAATTTTGCAGTACAGATTCTGGTAATGGCA ATGCTGTGTCTAAATTTACCTTCGTTTACCCTGGCCAAAGTCATCATCCGTCGACTGTTGCTGAAGCGAATGGATTACAGGCACATAAATCTACCCCGAAAAGCAATGggatagcagcagcatcaccgccacccgcccaacacgacaacgacgaaaaTGGTGGAGAAGAAAGTGCCGATGGGAGCGATTCTGATTCCGAAAGCGTTTCCGAGTctggtgacgatgacgatgctgaGTGGAACGATTGTTGTTCCGGTTCTACTACTAAAGTGCCGAACAACACCCCGCTTGAGCTTGAGGTTGACAAGGACGGTGATGTTCTGGTCAAACGTCTCCGAAAGGGCACTATCGAAATTG AGCATCGTAAATCGACCCGTCTGGACCTGGTGGGATTGCAAATCTGGCGTGGAGCGTTGCTGTTGGCAGACTATATTTTACATAATGAgcgaaagtttaaaaatagtcACATTCTTGAACTGGGCTCCGGCGTCGGTTTGACGAGCATCGTGGCCAGTATGTACGCACGGCAAGTTATCTGCACTG ACATCGACATTGGAGGTCTGCTGGATCTGATCAGAAGCAACATTGAAAGGAATGCCTACCTATCCAACCCACACTGCCGGGTGAATGTTGAGGAACTTAACTTCAAAACGAGTTATCAGGATTTTACGCGAGAATTCAAGAATCAACTGCAGACGATCAACTACGTCATAGCGGCCGATG TTATCTACGATGACGAAATAACCGAAGCGTTTGTGCGAACAATTGTGAGTTTACTGCTCGAGCTCCCGAAGCTAAAGGCAATTTATATCGCGCTCGAAAAGCGGTATGTGTTCACACTGGAGGACATGGAATCGGTCGCTCCGTGTTACGACTACTTTTTGCGTTACTTCGAAAAGCGTAACAACCGCTTCGGCGTTAACCGTTGGAAGCTTATAAACGTGTGCATGGATTTTCCGCGCTACTTTGATTACGCCAAAGTGAAGGATTTGGTGTTGCTAAAAATTTGCCACGCTGGCAAATAA